From the genome of Oryza glaberrima chromosome 1, OglaRS2, whole genome shotgun sequence:
TTCAAGCACATACAGCTGGCACAACACGATGGCATAAGGTGTCCCTGTTACAACGAGTATCCGTGCCTTAACAAACCATGCCGGCCGGGACCTTCTTCAGATTTCAAAGGCTTTCAAACGGTCCTTTGGGTCGATATCATGGAAGAGAGGAAGATCTGGTTGAAGACTCCCTTGGCTGAAACCAATGCTTTCCAGTGTCTCCAGCACACAGtcaaacaaaattttgtttCCCAATGGGGTGAAGTGCAGTCCATCACTGCATGATATAAAAGAAAGTTGTATAGCGATTGtcatcaggaaaaaaaacattctaaGCAGTAAACTCTACAATTGTTTATTCACAGCTACATCACGGCATAACGCATTTCCTCAGCAAGAAATACATGTACACAGATATATACCCAAGTTCAAAACAAAATACTACTATGTTCTGGTACACAGAGTGATAACAGGAAGGTGATTCCCTATCTTAGTAAGCAGCAAGAATCTTTAGGCAGAACAGTTTACCATGAATCTACATTTTTTATAGAACTTTTATACTCTCAATAGAAGTACAGAACCATTATGTTTGATCAGATTGTTTATGCAATCTGCAAAGTAGGCTACTGGTAGCATAAATGGAAGCCCTTAACAGTTATTAAGCCCATCCATACATCAAGTTTAGGTATAAGGTCACTTGAAATAGATCCATACCATAATGCAGATGTTTGCCAGTCAGGAAATTGCTGCATCTTTGTCCAGATGTCTATGACTGGATGGTTCAATTCTTTAGCAACTGTCAGGCATGCCTGTGCATAAGTGCCAGCAGCTTCATTGGTTCTTTCAGGTAGTTTTGAAGGGTCATCTTCTCCATACATGTCCCTGCAAGGAAAGACAGGGACAATAAGTACAGTTTGCAAATCctctttacaaaaaaaaaaaaagcacactgTTTTATTTGTAACTTGAAAAAAGGATCTTCAGATCAAGCTAAGGGCCACCAAGTGGTGACTGGATATATACCCGATAAACCAAATATGAAATAATCCCATAATTTAGAATACACATACTTTTACATGAGAAATACAGACAACATGTTGGTCAAATCTGCTTATGGATACATGTTCATAAATCAAACATAAGCATACCCTGTACTGTGCTGGTGCATTATGAACTCGGTTTTAAATTCTTGAACAGAGTAATTTTTATCGGACTAATTTCCTGGTTGACTCCTTTGTTGTCGTTCTAAGACAATTAGCATGAATTAATGCCATGGATGAAATAAACAGAGGATGGCAAATACACCATCATGTCATTAACAGGCAAATGCAACAAGAATACCATATAGCAACATAAAACCGATTAAAACCATCTGCTGGTTATTCCTTCCATCCTTACCGGATTCTCGCCGGTTCATAGATTGGTGGAGGCGTGATGAGTATAATTTTAGTGGAGGGCCATTGCTCCTGCGAAAGATCCAAACCAAACCAGAGTTAAGCAACGACGAAGCAGAAGCATCAATCAGTTCAAGCCGGGGGAAAACCAATCAATTTCAATCCAAGCAGAACCTTGAAGTAGGCGCAGATGGCGCGGAGGTTGCTCTGGTACTCGTCGAGCGGCACGTGCTGGTGCACCTGCTTCCGTTCCGGCAGCGACGCGTCGTTGGCGCCGAAGAACACC
Proteins encoded in this window:
- the LOC127767329 gene encoding GDSL esterase/lipase At5g45920-like → MRPRLVLFGDSITELSFADGGWGAALADHFARKADVVLRGFSGYNTRWALRVLARAMEGAAAAADPAAVTVFFGANDASLPERKQVHQHVPLDEYQSNLRAICAYFKEQWPSTKIILITPPPIYEPARIRDMYGEDDPSKLPERTNEAAGTYAQACLTVAKELNHPVIDIWTKMQQFPDWQTSALCDGLHFTPLGNKILFDCVLETLESIGFSQGSLQPDLPLFHDIDPKDRLKAFEI